One genomic region from Amycolatopsis sp. FBCC-B4732 encodes:
- a CDS encoding glycoside hydrolase family 25 protein — translation MTEPESERGISLSHRERVADWYAVRAADTKFVSVTITENVNWSNGAAERNLAGAQEAGLHVGGRHYARPGAVHDQADHFVRTASRLGAFAPGSLAPALEVAAPSVDDRFIKAWIKHVRHAARIERVLVYADHDCWAHRLHPDRWADSEVILWLTRHNGIPGRPGWFHSRLGLHQHACAPDVPGIAGPVEQNAVVYPFTLGDLLL, via the coding sequence GTGACGGAGCCGGAGAGCGAACGCGGCATCTCGCTGTCCCACCGCGAGCGCGTCGCCGACTGGTACGCCGTGCGCGCGGCGGACACGAAGTTCGTGTCGGTGACGATCACCGAGAACGTCAACTGGAGCAACGGCGCGGCCGAGCGCAACCTGGCCGGCGCGCAGGAGGCCGGGCTGCACGTCGGTGGGCGGCACTACGCGCGGCCCGGCGCGGTGCACGACCAGGCCGACCACTTCGTCCGGACGGCCAGCAGGCTCGGCGCGTTCGCGCCCGGGTCGCTGGCGCCGGCACTGGAGGTGGCGGCGCCGAGCGTCGACGACCGGTTCATCAAGGCGTGGATCAAGCACGTCCGGCACGCGGCGCGCATCGAGCGGGTGCTGGTCTACGCCGACCACGACTGCTGGGCGCACCGGCTGCACCCGGACCGCTGGGCCGACAGCGAGGTCATCCTCTGGCTGACCCGCCACAACGGCATCCCCGGCCGGCCGGGCTGGTTCCACTCGCGGCTCGGCCTGCACCAGCACGCGTGCGCCCCGGACGTCCCCGGCATCGCCGGGCCGGTCGAGCAGAACGCCGTCGTGTACCCGTTCACATTGGGCGACTTGCTGCTCTGA
- a CDS encoding ABC transporter permease yields MLRDTWLIFRRDTVAAVRNPTWLVIGIMQPLLYLFLFGPLMVKAVRAQGLSEVDGWLLLTPALIAQLALFGSSFVGFGLLADYRSGVVERFRVTPVSRAALLLGKVLANALQAVVQALLIIALAYLAFDLHAPVGGVLLSLVIVFLLAVSLASCSYALALTLKSEETFPALLNAVLIPLLLLSGILLPITAGAAPKWLYTVSQLNPFRHVVDVERSTFRGDFTVDALFTGSVVVLVMAVVSVWWGTRTFHRDNA; encoded by the coding sequence GTGCTGCGTGACACCTGGCTGATCTTCCGGCGCGACACCGTGGCCGCGGTGCGCAACCCGACCTGGCTCGTCATCGGGATCATGCAGCCGCTGCTGTACCTGTTCCTGTTCGGGCCGCTGATGGTCAAGGCGGTGCGGGCCCAGGGGCTGTCCGAAGTGGACGGCTGGCTGCTGCTCACCCCGGCCCTGATCGCCCAGCTGGCGCTCTTCGGCAGCTCGTTCGTGGGGTTCGGGCTGCTGGCCGACTACCGTTCCGGCGTGGTCGAGCGCTTCCGGGTGACGCCGGTCAGCCGCGCGGCGCTGCTGCTGGGCAAGGTGCTGGCCAACGCGCTGCAGGCGGTCGTGCAGGCCCTGCTGATCATCGCGCTGGCGTACCTCGCGTTCGACCTCCACGCGCCGGTCGGCGGCGTGCTGCTGAGCCTGGTGATCGTGTTCCTGCTGGCGGTGTCGCTCGCGTCGTGCTCCTACGCGCTCGCGCTGACGCTCAAGAGCGAGGAAACGTTCCCCGCCCTGCTCAACGCCGTGCTCATCCCGCTGCTGCTGCTTTCCGGGATCCTGCTGCCGATCACGGCCGGCGCCGCACCTAAGTGGCTGTACACCGTTTCCCAGCTCAACCCGTTCCGGCACGTCGTCGACGTCGAGCGCAGCACCTTCCGCGGTGACTTCACGGTGGACGCCTTGTTCACCGGCAGCGTCGTGGTGCTCGTCATGGCGGTGGTGTCCGTGTGGTGGGGCACCCGGACCTTCCACCGCGACAACGCCTGA
- a CDS encoding ATP-binding cassette domain-containing protein translates to MITARGLERRFRRKGRTGGEVHAVKGVDLDVGAGELVAFLGPNGAGKTTTLRMLTTLLKPTAGTATVGGRDLLADPLGVRERIGYVAQGGGTAPESTVADELELQGRLYRMSKADAIARGAELAEQLDLTGLDRRPAKTLSGGQRRRLDIALGLIHSPGLVFLDEPSTGLDPQSRANLWEHIRRLGVTVFLTTHYLDEADALADRLIVIDGGRIVAEGTPDALKAQVNGDRVEVGVDPEQGADAAEIAGRLAGARELSAAGGEIRFRVPRGDVALPELLRALDAKSIPMRSVQVHRPTLDDVFLTLTGRSLREAEEGTRAA, encoded by the coding sequence ATGATCACCGCACGCGGTCTCGAGCGGCGGTTCCGCCGCAAGGGCCGCACTGGGGGCGAAGTCCACGCGGTCAAGGGCGTCGACCTCGACGTCGGCGCAGGCGAGCTGGTCGCCTTCCTCGGCCCGAACGGCGCCGGGAAGACCACCACGCTCCGCATGCTCACCACGCTGCTGAAACCGACCGCGGGCACCGCGACCGTCGGCGGCCGCGATCTGCTCGCCGATCCGCTCGGCGTGCGCGAGCGGATCGGGTACGTCGCCCAGGGCGGCGGGACCGCGCCCGAATCCACCGTCGCCGACGAGCTCGAGCTGCAGGGGCGGCTCTACCGGATGAGCAAGGCCGACGCGATCGCGCGCGGGGCCGAGCTCGCCGAGCAGCTCGACCTCACCGGGCTGGACCGGCGGCCGGCGAAAACGCTGTCCGGCGGGCAGCGGCGGCGGCTCGACATCGCGCTCGGGCTGATCCACTCGCCCGGGCTGGTGTTCCTCGACGAGCCGTCGACCGGGCTCGATCCGCAGAGCCGGGCGAACCTGTGGGAGCACATCCGGCGGCTGGGCGTCACCGTCTTCCTGACGACCCACTACCTCGACGAAGCCGACGCGCTGGCGGACCGGCTGATCGTCATCGACGGCGGCCGGATCGTCGCCGAGGGCACACCGGACGCGCTCAAGGCGCAGGTCAACGGCGATCGCGTCGAGGTCGGCGTCGATCCGGAACAGGGCGCGGACGCCGCCGAGATCGCCGGACGGCTGGCGGGGGCGCGCGAGCTGTCCGCGGCCGGCGGCGAGATCCGGTTCCGGGTGCCGCGCGGTGACGTCGCGCTGCCGGAACTCCTGCGCGCGCTGGACGCGAAAAGCATCCCGATGCGGTCGGTCCAGGTGCACCGGCCGACGCTCGACGACGTCTTCCTGACCCTGACCGGACGCTCCCTGCGCGAAGCCGAGGAGGGCACCCGTGCTGCGTGA
- a CDS encoding PadR family transcriptional regulator: MSATRLLVLGVVRMYGRAHGYQVRRELLSWSADKWANVQPGSIYHALKKMTTEELLEQVDVEPGAGGPDRVAYRLTSEGEQEYQVLLSKALSDPELNHPDLSAGISLMTTLPRARVINLLRHRLVHLEAEQRQAVLMLDEVKASMELGTPEHVGELYRLWGGITDASLTWLEGLIARLEAGEYSMAGESGDAFGEPPAG, encoded by the coding sequence TTGTCGGCGACACGGCTGCTCGTGCTCGGGGTGGTGCGGATGTACGGCCGCGCGCACGGCTACCAGGTGCGGCGCGAGCTGCTGAGCTGGTCGGCGGACAAGTGGGCGAACGTCCAGCCCGGCTCGATCTACCACGCGCTGAAGAAGATGACCACCGAAGAGCTGCTGGAGCAGGTCGACGTCGAGCCGGGCGCCGGCGGCCCGGACCGCGTCGCCTACCGGCTCACGTCCGAGGGTGAGCAGGAGTACCAGGTGCTGCTCTCGAAGGCACTGTCCGACCCGGAGCTCAACCACCCGGACCTGTCGGCGGGGATCTCGCTGATGACGACCCTGCCGCGCGCCCGGGTGATCAACCTGCTCCGGCACCGGCTGGTGCACCTGGAGGCCGAGCAGCGGCAGGCGGTGCTGATGCTCGACGAGGTGAAGGCGAGCATGGAGCTGGGCACGCCCGAGCACGTCGGCGAGCTGTACCGGCTGTGGGGCGGGATCACGGACGCGAGCCTGACGTGGCTGGAGGGGCTGATCGCCCGGCTCGAGGCCGGTGAGTACTCGATGGCCGGCGAATCCGGGGATGCCTTCGGGGAGCCTCCGGCCGGGTAG
- the metG gene encoding methionine--tRNA ligase, with the protein MSTPVLTAVAWPYANGPRHIGHVSGFGVPSDVFSRYQRMAGNRVLMVSGTDEHGTPITVQADKEDSTPQLTADKYTRQIGTDLQGLGLSYDLFTRTTTGNHAEVTQQIFLALHRNGYVVPKTTRGAISPSTGRTLPDRYVEGTCPICGYDGARGDQCDNCGNQLDAAELINPKSRINGETPKFVETEHYFLDLPAFTKTLGDWLGTKTDWRPNVLNFTKNLIDDMRPRPITRDLDWGVKIPLDGWRDQPLKRFYVWFDAVIGYFSASVEWARRSGNPDAWQEWWNNADARSYYFMGKDNITFHAQIWPALLFGHNGEGDKGGEPGKYGKLHLPDEIVSSEFLTMSGSKFSTSRGRVIYVEDFLRDFGPDTLRYFISVAGPETQDTDFTWDEFVRRTNFELANEWGNLVNRSISMAHKNVGAIPRPEAPTAADEELKALSRKAFDTAGAHLARSRFKQAASEAMKVVTAANKYISDQEPWKLKDDPTRRDTVLHTALQVVSDANTLLTPFLPHSAQKVHEALGGTGVWAAQPELKEVDDLDIAGRVNPILTGDYAGEQAKWESKPIEVGVPLAKPSPLFTKLDPALGETGPEWAPITKE; encoded by the coding sequence ATGAGCACCCCTGTGTTGACCGCGGTGGCCTGGCCCTACGCCAACGGCCCCCGCCACATCGGCCACGTGTCCGGATTCGGCGTCCCGTCCGACGTCTTCTCCCGCTACCAGCGAATGGCCGGCAACCGGGTGCTCATGGTCTCCGGCACCGACGAACACGGCACCCCGATCACGGTCCAGGCGGACAAGGAAGACTCGACCCCGCAGCTCACGGCGGACAAGTACACCCGCCAGATCGGCACCGACCTGCAGGGCCTCGGCCTCTCCTACGACCTGTTCACCCGGACCACGACCGGCAACCACGCCGAGGTGACGCAGCAGATCTTCCTGGCGCTGCACCGCAACGGCTACGTCGTGCCGAAGACCACGCGCGGCGCGATCAGCCCGTCCACCGGCCGCACGCTGCCCGACCGCTACGTCGAGGGCACCTGCCCGATCTGCGGGTACGACGGCGCGCGCGGCGACCAGTGCGACAACTGCGGCAACCAGCTCGACGCCGCGGAGCTGATCAACCCCAAGTCGCGGATCAACGGCGAGACGCCGAAGTTCGTCGAGACCGAGCACTACTTCCTCGACCTGCCGGCCTTCACCAAGACCCTCGGCGACTGGCTGGGCACCAAGACCGACTGGCGCCCGAACGTCCTCAACTTCACCAAGAACCTGATCGACGACATGCGGCCCCGGCCGATCACCCGCGACCTCGACTGGGGCGTCAAGATCCCCCTCGACGGCTGGCGCGACCAGCCGCTGAAGCGGTTCTACGTCTGGTTCGACGCGGTGATCGGGTACTTCTCGGCCAGCGTCGAGTGGGCTCGGCGCTCCGGCAACCCGGACGCGTGGCAGGAGTGGTGGAACAACGCCGACGCCCGGTCGTACTACTTCATGGGCAAGGACAACATCACCTTCCACGCCCAGATCTGGCCGGCGCTGCTGTTCGGCCACAACGGCGAAGGCGACAAGGGCGGCGAGCCCGGCAAGTACGGCAAGCTGCACCTGCCCGACGAGATCGTCTCCAGCGAGTTCCTCACCATGAGCGGCTCGAAGTTCTCGACCTCGCGCGGGCGCGTCATCTACGTCGAGGACTTCCTGCGCGACTTCGGCCCGGACACGCTGCGGTACTTCATCTCGGTCGCCGGCCCGGAGACCCAGGACACCGACTTCACCTGGGACGAGTTCGTCCGCCGGACCAACTTCGAGCTGGCCAACGAGTGGGGCAACCTGGTCAACCGGTCCATCTCGATGGCGCACAAGAACGTCGGCGCCATCCCGCGCCCGGAGGCGCCGACGGCGGCCGACGAAGAGCTGAAGGCGTTGTCGCGCAAGGCGTTCGACACCGCGGGCGCGCACCTGGCCCGCTCCCGGTTCAAGCAGGCGGCGAGCGAGGCGATGAAGGTCGTCACCGCGGCGAACAAGTACATCTCCGACCAGGAGCCGTGGAAGCTCAAGGACGACCCCACGCGGCGTGACACCGTGCTGCACACCGCGCTGCAGGTCGTCTCCGACGCCAACACGCTGCTGACGCCGTTCCTGCCGCACTCGGCCCAGAAGGTGCACGAGGCCCTCGGCGGCACCGGCGTCTGGGCCGCGCAGCCGGAGCTCAAGGAGGTCGACGACCTCGACATCGCCGGCCGGGTCAACCCGATTCTGACCGGTGACTACGCGGGCGAGCAGGCGAAGTGGGAGTCGAAGCCGATCGAGGTCGGCGTGCCGCTGGCCAAGCCGTCGCCGCTGTTCACCAAGCTCGACCCGGCGCTGGGCGAGACCGGCCCGGAGTGGGCGCCGATCACCAAGGAGTAA
- a CDS encoding TatD family hydrolase, which translates to MGDEKRELPPVPDRLPVSVVDAHTHLDACGAVTAADVSAMVDRAERAGVARVVTVADDLASARWATEAATWDPRVWAAVAIHPTRTKAFGEAEKSEVERLAATDRVVAVGETGLDYYWDYSPHDAQQEAFRWHIDLAKRLDKPLMIHDREAHDDVLRILAEENAPNAVIFHCFSGDAEMARKCVDAGYVLSFAGTVTFKNAKGLHEAARLCPADQYLVETDAPFLTPHPFRGRPNEPFGAAYTVRHLAALRGEAVHEVAEAVRTTAERVYRLPSVTTG; encoded by the coding sequence ATGGGTGACGAGAAGCGCGAGCTGCCGCCGGTCCCGGACCGGCTCCCGGTGTCGGTGGTGGACGCGCACACCCATCTCGACGCGTGCGGCGCGGTCACCGCGGCCGATGTTTCGGCCATGGTCGACCGCGCCGAGCGCGCCGGTGTCGCCCGCGTCGTCACGGTCGCGGACGACCTCGCCTCGGCCCGCTGGGCCACCGAGGCGGCGACCTGGGACCCGCGCGTGTGGGCCGCCGTCGCGATCCACCCGACGCGGACCAAGGCGTTCGGCGAGGCCGAGAAGTCCGAAGTGGAGCGCCTGGCTGCGACCGACCGCGTGGTCGCGGTCGGCGAGACCGGTCTCGACTACTACTGGGACTACTCGCCGCACGACGCCCAGCAGGAGGCGTTCCGCTGGCACATCGACCTCGCGAAGCGGCTGGACAAGCCGCTGATGATCCACGACCGCGAGGCCCACGACGACGTGCTGCGCATCCTGGCCGAAGAGAATGCGCCGAATGCCGTAATCTTCCATTGTTTTTCCGGGGACGCGGAAATGGCCCGCAAGTGCGTGGACGCGGGATACGTCCTTTCCTTCGCGGGCACGGTGACGTTCAAGAACGCGAAGGGCCTCCACGAGGCGGCCCGGCTGTGCCCGGCGGACCAGTACCTCGTCGAGACCGACGCACCGTTTCTGACCCCCCACCCGTTCCGTGGACGGCCGAACGAGCCGTTCGGCGCGGCCTACACCGTCCGTCACCTCGCGGCGCTCAGGGGCGAAGCTGTCCACGAAGTCGCCGAAGCGGTCCGGACCACTGCCGAGCGGGTGTACCGACTCCCCAGCGTCACAACGGGGTGA
- a CDS encoding resuscitation-promoting factor: MTGSRQAGARSAVLERSYFEDTAYGQLDFSDDPNITQQDILAALGPDADAMMAEIDVDVDELIRLINAETTYLPPIVIPDEIEADRTASPQAKRAALDEGLRQTTKVWKRRFLKGAVLSVMISVAGGGAAALAMNKSVTVDVDGQQQTIHSFGDTVGEVLEDAGLSVGEHDSLSPSPQAEVGDGGVIKLERGRQLKMIVDGAEHTSWVRATHLGDALSQLGMTGMDKPGTWMSMPKDGELPLQGATVEIKTLKNITLYDGANAPKQVKTTAVTTKEFLGEYKLTLGPEDQAEGGLDVKLTDGAQVHISRTGVSTVVQKESIDPPEQRVDDPDLDKGKTQVEDPGTPGEKMVTYKVTQKNGKEVARESISEQIITAAKPKIIHVGTKKAPTPAIGDGSAWDRIAACESGGNWAINTGNGYYGGLQFDKRTWDAYGGDAYANLPSQASREQQIAVAEKVRDARGGYSAWPVCGKKA, from the coding sequence GTGACAGGTAGCAGACAGGCTGGAGCGCGCTCCGCCGTTCTCGAACGCAGTTATTTCGAGGACACCGCGTACGGTCAGCTCGACTTCTCCGACGACCCGAACATCACGCAGCAGGACATCCTCGCCGCGCTCGGCCCCGACGCCGACGCGATGATGGCCGAGATCGACGTCGACGTCGACGAACTGATCCGCCTCATCAACGCCGAGACGACGTACCTGCCCCCGATCGTCATCCCGGACGAGATCGAGGCGGACCGGACCGCGTCCCCGCAGGCCAAGCGCGCCGCGCTGGACGAGGGACTGCGTCAGACCACCAAGGTCTGGAAGCGCCGCTTCCTCAAGGGCGCCGTCCTCAGCGTCATGATCAGCGTCGCCGGCGGCGGCGCGGCCGCGCTGGCGATGAACAAGAGTGTCACCGTCGACGTCGACGGCCAGCAGCAGACCATCCACTCCTTCGGCGACACCGTCGGCGAAGTGCTGGAGGACGCGGGCCTGTCCGTCGGCGAGCACGACTCGCTCTCGCCCTCCCCGCAGGCGGAGGTCGGTGACGGCGGCGTCATCAAGCTCGAGCGCGGCCGCCAGCTCAAGATGATCGTCGACGGCGCGGAGCACACCTCCTGGGTGCGCGCGACCCACCTCGGCGACGCGCTGTCCCAGCTCGGCATGACCGGGATGGACAAGCCCGGCACGTGGATGTCGATGCCGAAGGACGGCGAGCTGCCGCTCCAGGGCGCCACGGTCGAGATCAAGACCCTCAAGAACATCACCCTGTACGACGGCGCCAACGCGCCGAAGCAGGTGAAGACGACCGCGGTCACGACGAAGGAGTTCCTGGGCGAGTACAAGCTCACCCTGGGCCCGGAGGACCAGGCCGAGGGTGGTCTGGACGTCAAGCTGACCGACGGCGCCCAGGTCCACATCAGCCGCACCGGCGTCTCGACGGTCGTCCAGAAGGAGTCCATCGATCCGCCCGAGCAGCGCGTCGACGACCCCGACCTGGACAAGGGCAAGACCCAGGTCGAGGACCCCGGCACGCCCGGCGAGAAGATGGTGACCTACAAGGTCACGCAGAAGAACGGCAAAGAGGTCGCCCGCGAGAGCATCTCCGAGCAGATCATCACCGCGGCCAAGCCGAAGATCATCCACGTCGGCACCAAGAAGGCCCCGACCCCGGCCATCGGCGACGGCTCCGCGTGGGACCGCATCGCGGCGTGCGAGTCGGGCGGCAACTGGGCCATCAACACCGGCAACGGCTACTACGGCGGCCTCCAGTTCGACAAGCGCACCTGGGACGCCTACGGCGGCGACGCGTACGCGAACCTGCCGAGCCAGGCTTCGCGCGAGCAGCAGATCGCGGTCGCGGAGAAGGTCCGCGACGCGCGTGGCGGCTACAGCGCCTGGCCGGTCTGCGGCAAGAAGGCCTGA
- the rsmA gene encoding 16S rRNA (adenine(1518)-N(6)/adenine(1519)-N(6))-dimethyltransferase RsmA, whose protein sequence is MVELLGPAEIRALAAELDVRPTKKLGQNFVHDPNTVRRIVELASVTEDDVVLEVGPGLGSLTLGLLATGARVVAVEIDPKLAARLPETVAERGAEAAGRLTVVGADALRVKDADLPGEPTALVANLPYNVAVPVVLHLLAEVPSLASGLVMVQTEVAERMAAGPGSRIYGVPSVKLAWYGPARKVAAVPRSVFWPVPNVDSALVAFERAATPASEDRDGLFSLVDAAFSQRRKTLRAALAGWAGSAERAGELLTAAGVDPKTRGEQLDVHAFARIAARARVHH, encoded by the coding sequence GTGGTTGAACTGTTGGGACCGGCCGAGATCCGGGCGCTGGCGGCCGAGCTGGACGTGCGGCCGACCAAGAAGCTCGGGCAGAACTTCGTGCACGATCCCAACACCGTCCGGCGGATCGTCGAGCTGGCGAGCGTCACCGAAGACGACGTCGTCCTCGAGGTCGGGCCCGGGCTCGGGTCGCTGACGCTGGGCCTGCTCGCCACCGGGGCGCGGGTCGTCGCCGTCGAGATCGATCCCAAGCTCGCCGCGCGGCTGCCCGAGACGGTCGCCGAGCGGGGGGCCGAAGCCGCCGGCCGGCTGACTGTCGTCGGGGCCGACGCGCTGCGCGTCAAGGACGCCGACCTACCCGGCGAGCCGACCGCGCTCGTCGCCAACCTGCCCTACAACGTCGCCGTGCCGGTCGTGCTGCACCTGCTCGCCGAAGTGCCCTCGCTCGCCTCCGGGCTCGTCATGGTGCAGACCGAGGTCGCCGAGCGGATGGCGGCCGGGCCGGGCAGCCGGATCTACGGCGTCCCGAGCGTCAAGCTCGCTTGGTACGGTCCCGCACGGAAAGTCGCCGCGGTACCACGGTCGGTGTTCTGGCCGGTGCCCAACGTGGATTCCGCGCTCGTCGCCTTCGAGCGCGCCGCCACCCCGGCGTCCGAAGACCGGGATGGTCTCTTCTCCCTGGTTGACGCCGCTTTCTCACAACGCAGGAAAACGCTACGCGCCGCGCTCGCGGGCTGGGCGGGCTCGGCCGAACGGGCCGGGGAGCTCCTGACGGCCGCCGGGGTCGACCCGAAGACCCGGGGCGAGCAGCTCGACGTGCACGCTTTCGCCCGGATCGCGGCACGCGCGCGGGTCCACCACTGA
- a CDS encoding methionine ABC transporter ATP-binding protein: MITVENLSKSFATNGDSVVALHDVSVEVQAGSLFGVVGPAGSGKSVLARCIALQERPDRGVVRLDGLNTGTLDGRRLREIRRQLGVVSTKPELIAERTIAGNIASPLEQLGVDGPQRRSRVGSLLDLVGLTPRAAQRPGELTAGQLRRVAVAKALAAAPAVLLADDPTAGIDPEEAGSVLTVLDRARSELGTTVVVTTPDAGVVRRLCDDVAVLEDGTVVERGTVLDLISNPGSRTAQALLPAIETSRSQSSRYDRAVDVVLVGFASVGALLPEAAGRFDVEFATIGGGLTRIGDTPVGRFRLGVRGERADAALAWVAERGGHVTQTARGPQAVVAA, translated from the coding sequence GTGATCACGGTCGAAAACCTGTCCAAATCCTTTGCCACCAACGGAGATTCCGTCGTCGCCCTGCACGACGTGAGCGTCGAGGTCCAGGCCGGCTCGCTGTTCGGCGTCGTCGGCCCGGCCGGTTCGGGCAAGTCCGTCCTGGCCCGGTGCATCGCGCTGCAGGAGCGCCCCGACCGCGGCGTCGTCCGGCTGGACGGCCTCAACACCGGCACGCTCGACGGCCGCCGCCTCCGCGAGATCCGCCGTCAGCTCGGGGTCGTTTCGACGAAGCCGGAGCTGATCGCCGAGCGCACCATCGCCGGCAACATCGCTTCCCCGCTGGAGCAGCTCGGCGTCGACGGCCCGCAGCGCCGCAGCCGGGTCGGCTCGCTGCTCGACCTCGTCGGCCTGACCCCGCGCGCCGCGCAGCGTCCCGGTGAGCTCACCGCTGGTCAGCTTCGCCGCGTCGCGGTCGCGAAGGCGCTGGCCGCCGCGCCCGCCGTGCTGCTCGCCGACGACCCGACCGCCGGGATCGACCCGGAGGAGGCCGGCTCGGTGCTCACCGTGCTCGACCGCGCCCGCTCCGAGCTCGGCACCACGGTCGTCGTCACGACGCCGGACGCGGGCGTCGTCCGCCGGCTCTGCGACGACGTCGCGGTGCTGGAAGACGGCACCGTCGTCGAGCGCGGCACCGTGCTCGACCTGATCTCGAACCCGGGCAGCCGCACCGCGCAGGCGCTGCTGCCGGCCATCGAGACCTCACGCTCGCAGTCCTCGCGCTACGACCGCGCGGTCGACGTCGTGCTGGTCGGGTTCGCGTCGGTGGGCGCGCTGCTGCCCGAGGCCGCCGGCCGCTTCGACGTCGAGTTCGCCACCATCGGCGGCGGGCTGACCCGGATCGGCGACACCCCGGTCGGCCGCTTCCGCCTCGGCGTCCGCGGCGAGCGCGCCGACGCGGCGCTGGCGTGGGTCGCCGAGCGCGGCGGCCACGTCACCCAGACCGCCCGCGGCCCCCAGGCCGTCGTCGCCGCCTGA
- a CDS encoding MFS transporter produces the protein MGLSGTGRQWTISAYTLAFGGLLLLGGRLADRLRRRTTLLVGIAGFAVASAVGGAAPSAGWLIGARTAQGVFAALPAPSTMSLLTLTFTDPRERGKAFGIFGAIMMSGSAPALTVCGALTQFLGWRWSLYVNVPVAVLAGPGAWFAVPPTAVRSGHSGIFPASAGFPRAVAVPARLVRALAGPAPEPAAAARGGARPRSRRRLPDDRGGLVRRVRDVPVPDLPAAGRAGLRRARRGAGVPADTGGEHADVDPAFGTAAPARRPAAAAGRAGCPCWLAGSWRPRG, from the coding sequence CTGGGCCTGTCCGGCACCGGCCGCCAGTGGACGATTTCGGCGTACACGCTGGCGTTCGGCGGCCTGCTGCTGCTCGGCGGGCGGCTGGCCGACCGGCTCCGCCGCCGCACCACCCTGCTCGTCGGCATCGCCGGGTTCGCCGTGGCATCCGCGGTCGGCGGCGCGGCCCCGTCGGCGGGCTGGCTGATCGGCGCCCGCACCGCGCAGGGCGTGTTCGCCGCGCTGCCGGCGCCGTCGACGATGTCTTTGCTGACGCTCACCTTCACAGACCCCCGCGAACGCGGGAAGGCGTTCGGGATCTTCGGCGCCATCATGATGTCCGGCTCCGCGCCGGCCCTCACCGTCTGCGGCGCGCTCACGCAGTTCCTCGGCTGGCGCTGGAGCCTCTACGTCAACGTGCCGGTCGCCGTGCTGGCCGGGCCGGGCGCCTGGTTTGCCGTGCCGCCGACGGCCGTCCGAAGTGGCCACTCAGGGATTTTCCCTGCCAGTGCTGGGTTTCCTCGTGCTGTCGCTGTTCCCGCTCGGCTGGTTCGTGCGCTGGCAGGCCCGGCACCCGAACCCGCTGCTGCCGCTCGCGGTGGTGCGCGACCGCGCTCGCGCCGCCGCCTACCTGACGATCGGGGCGGCCTCGTTCGGCGCGTTCGGGATGTTCCTGTTCCTGACCTACCAGCTGCAGGTCGTGCTGGGCTACGGCGCGCTCGCCGCGGCGCTGGCGTTCCTGCCGACACTGGGGGCGAACATGCTGACGTCGACCCAGCTTTCGGGACGGCTGCTCCCGCGCGTCGGCCCGCGGCCGCTGCCGGCCGGGCGGGTTGTCCGTGCTGGCTTGCGGGCTCGTGGCGGCCACGCGGCTGA